In one Umezawaea sp. Da 62-37 genomic region, the following are encoded:
- a CDS encoding carbohydrate ABC transporter permease → MTLDASSLKVVQADRKPQKRKARSLGASIGLHGALAIASLIAVFPVFWVLVTSFKPDARAVETTPKLFNESSVDNYIDVLSGDKGSFLSWFGNSVLIALMTTVIAVFLSATTGYAASRFRFPGKRPLMLSFLVVQMFPFAVLIVPLYNILLTLGLQGQQFGLVLVYCTTAVPFCTYMLKGYFDTIPNDIDEAGRMDGLSPFGVFWRLILPLARPGLAVTAFYAFLTAWGEVAFASAFLSAADESKTLAVGLQVFVQQNRTEWGHLAAASILVAIPAIVVFYLVQRFLVTGLASGAVKG, encoded by the coding sequence ATGACGCTAGACGCCAGTTCCCTCAAAGTCGTCCAGGCCGACCGCAAACCCCAGAAGCGCAAAGCCCGTTCGCTCGGCGCCAGCATCGGCCTGCACGGCGCGTTGGCGATCGCCTCGCTGATCGCCGTGTTCCCGGTGTTCTGGGTGCTCGTCACGTCCTTCAAGCCGGACGCCCGCGCGGTCGAGACGACGCCGAAGCTGTTCAACGAGTCCTCTGTGGACAACTACATCGACGTGCTCTCCGGCGACAAGGGCAGCTTCCTGTCGTGGTTCGGCAACTCGGTGCTGATCGCCCTGATGACCACGGTCATCGCGGTCTTCCTGTCGGCCACGACGGGGTACGCGGCGAGCCGCTTCCGCTTCCCCGGCAAGCGCCCGCTCATGCTCTCGTTCCTCGTCGTGCAGATGTTCCCGTTCGCGGTGCTGATCGTGCCGCTCTACAACATCCTGCTGACGTTGGGATTGCAAGGCCAGCAGTTCGGCCTGGTGCTCGTCTACTGCACCACCGCCGTCCCCTTCTGCACGTACATGCTGAAGGGCTACTTCGACACCATCCCCAACGACATCGACGAGGCGGGCCGCATGGACGGCCTCTCCCCGTTCGGCGTCTTCTGGCGCCTGATCCTCCCGCTCGCCAGGCCGGGCCTCGCGGTCACAGCCTTTTACGCCTTCCTCACGGCTTGGGGCGAAGTCGCCTTCGCCTCCGCGTTCCTGTCCGCCGCCGACGAGTCGAAGACGCTCGCGGTCGGGTTGCAGGTGTTCGTGCAGCAGAACCGCACCGAGTGGGGCCACTTGGCCGCCGCGTCGATCCTGGTGGCGATCCCGGCCATCGTGGTGTTCTACCTGGTGCAGCGGTTCCTGGTGACCGGGCTGGCTTCGGGCGCGGTGAAGGGCTGA
- a CDS encoding metal ABC transporter solute-binding protein, Zn/Mn family produces MTLRHLRAGAAVAAALLALTACGGGSTETAADGKIAVVASTNVWGSVVEAIGGDAVTVHSIIDDPSADPHSYESKPADVAALGKAKLVVFNGGGYDDFFTKLIGDSGADGAKQVDAFALSGKEDGVNEHVWYDLPTVRGVAGKVAEELSAAAPDKKDAFTANVDAFNVELDGLSASIAKIGTDHPGAKVVVTEPVPHYLLEAAGVTDATPVEFTEAIENETDVPVAALTATNDLVTGKQVTALVNNTQTENSVTQQLVSKAEAAGVPVVGVTETLPEGVAGYLDWMTKQVDALSGALGEK; encoded by the coding sequence ATGACGCTGCGTCACCTCCGAGCGGGCGCGGCCGTCGCTGCCGCGCTGCTGGCCCTGACCGCCTGCGGCGGCGGCAGCACGGAGACGGCCGCCGACGGCAAGATCGCGGTCGTCGCCTCCACCAACGTCTGGGGCAGCGTCGTGGAGGCCATCGGCGGCGACGCGGTGACCGTCCACTCGATCATCGACGACCCGTCGGCCGACCCGCACTCCTACGAGAGCAAGCCCGCCGACGTGGCCGCGCTGGGCAAGGCGAAGCTGGTCGTCTTCAACGGCGGCGGCTACGACGACTTCTTCACCAAGCTCATCGGCGACTCGGGCGCCGACGGCGCCAAGCAGGTCGACGCGTTCGCCCTGTCCGGCAAGGAGGACGGCGTCAACGAGCACGTCTGGTACGACCTGCCGACGGTGCGCGGGGTCGCGGGCAAGGTCGCCGAGGAGCTCTCCGCCGCGGCCCCCGACAAGAAGGACGCCTTCACCGCCAACGTCGACGCGTTCAACGTGGAGCTCGACGGGCTGTCCGCCTCGATCGCCAAGATCGGCACCGACCACCCCGGCGCCAAGGTCGTCGTCACCGAGCCGGTGCCGCACTACCTGCTGGAGGCCGCCGGTGTCACCGACGCCACCCCGGTGGAGTTCACCGAGGCGATCGAGAACGAGACCGACGTGCCCGTGGCGGCCCTGACCGCGACGAACGACCTGGTCACCGGCAAGCAGGTCACCGCGCTGGTGAACAACACCCAGACCGAGAACAGCGTCACCCAGCAGCTCGTCTCCAAGGCGGAGGCGGCGGGCGTCCCCGTCGTGGGGGTGACCGAGACGCTGCCCGAGGGCGTCGCCGGATACCTTGACTGGATGACGAAGCAGGTTGACGCGCTGTCCGGCGCGCTCGGCGAGAAGTGA
- a CDS encoding sn-glycerol-3-phosphate ABC transporter ATP-binding protein UgpC, whose translation MAEVAYVKASRIFTGNPPVRAVDELSLDVANGEFLVLVGPSGSGKSTALRMLAGLEDIDEGAIEIGGKDVTNVPPKGRDIAMVFQSYALYPHMTVAENMGFALKLRGVNKTEIKEKVGEAAKLLDLTKYLDRKPKALSGGQRQRVAMGRAIVREPAVFLMDEPLSNLDAKLRVETRANIAALQQRLGTTTIYVTHDQVEAMTMGHRVAVLKDGLLQQCDTPRALYDKPANAFVAGFIGSPAMNLKTVPLTAEGAKLDGIVVPLPRAALDAASGSSLSEITFGIRPEALGIIPSTSTEDGLDMTVELVEELGADALVHGAVRIGESSERFVVRVDGRTPPTLGQHVKVAVRDASEIHLFHPESGDRLTN comes from the coding sequence ATGGCTGAGGTCGCCTACGTCAAGGCTTCGCGGATCTTCACCGGCAACCCGCCGGTCCGCGCGGTGGACGAGTTGTCGTTGGACGTCGCGAACGGCGAGTTCCTGGTGCTGGTCGGGCCTTCGGGTTCTGGCAAGTCGACCGCGCTGCGGATGCTGGCGGGTCTGGAGGACATCGACGAGGGGGCCATCGAGATCGGTGGCAAGGACGTCACGAACGTTCCGCCGAAGGGGCGGGACATCGCGATGGTGTTCCAGTCCTACGCGCTGTACCCGCACATGACGGTCGCCGAGAACATGGGTTTCGCGCTCAAGCTGCGCGGCGTGAACAAGACCGAGATCAAGGAGAAGGTGGGGGAGGCGGCGAAGCTGCTGGACCTCACCAAGTACCTGGACCGCAAGCCGAAGGCGCTTTCCGGTGGTCAGCGCCAGCGCGTCGCGATGGGGCGCGCGATCGTGCGCGAGCCCGCCGTGTTCCTCATGGACGAGCCGCTGTCCAACCTGGACGCGAAGCTGCGCGTGGAGACCCGCGCGAACATCGCGGCCCTCCAGCAGCGCCTCGGCACCACGACGATCTACGTGACGCACGACCAGGTCGAGGCCATGACCATGGGTCACCGCGTGGCGGTCCTCAAGGACGGCCTGCTCCAGCAGTGCGACACCCCGCGCGCGCTGTACGACAAGCCCGCCAACGCGTTCGTTGCCGGGTTCATCGGGTCGCCCGCGATGAACCTCAAGACCGTTCCGCTCACGGCCGAGGGCGCGAAGCTCGACGGCATCGTGGTGCCGCTGCCGCGCGCCGCCCTGGACGCGGCGTCCGGGTCGAGCCTGTCGGAGATCACGTTCGGCATCCGTCCGGAGGCGCTGGGCATCATCCCGTCCACGTCCACCGAGGACGGCCTGGACATGACCGTGGAGCTGGTCGAGGAGTTGGGCGCCGACGCGCTCGTGCACGGCGCGGTCCGCATCGGCGAGTCGTCCGAGCGCTTCGTGGTCCGGGTCGACGGCCGCACGCCGCCCACGCTGGGCCAGCACGTCAAGGTCGCTGTGCGTGACGCCAGCGAGATCCACCTGTTCCACCCGGAGAGCGGCGACCGGCTCACCAACTGA
- a CDS encoding carbonic anhydrase, with the protein MTAIDELLRRNDELGNVVPGDRSTPRPSMQVAILTCMDSRIRVFEIFGLKQGEAHVLRNAGGVVTDDMIRSLALSQRKLGTREVLLVHHTNCGLELVTEDGFKDELETDSGMRPTWAVEAFREVKDSVRGSMNRLRHSAFLPHKDQVRGFVYDVRSGILTEVV; encoded by the coding sequence GTGACCGCTATCGACGAGCTGCTGCGCCGCAACGACGAACTCGGCAACGTGGTGCCGGGCGACCGCTCCACACCCAGGCCTTCCATGCAGGTGGCGATCCTCACCTGCATGGACTCGCGCATCAGGGTGTTCGAGATCTTCGGTTTGAAGCAGGGTGAGGCCCACGTGCTGCGCAACGCGGGCGGTGTCGTCACCGACGACATGATCCGTTCGCTGGCGCTGTCCCAGCGGAAGCTGGGGACGCGGGAGGTCCTGCTGGTCCACCACACCAACTGCGGGCTGGAACTGGTGACCGAGGACGGCTTCAAGGACGAACTGGAGACGGACTCGGGGATGCGGCCGACGTGGGCCGTGGAGGCCTTCCGCGAGGTGAAGGACAGCGTGCGCGGGTCGATGAACCGGCTTCGGCACAGTGCCTTCCTTCCGCACAAGGACCAGGTGCGGGGGTTCGTCTACGACGTTCGATCGGGGATCCTGACCGAGGTCGTGTGA
- a CDS encoding LacI family DNA-binding transcriptional regulator — MSGLSEIARAAGVSISTVSRVLNRRAGVNEETRQRVLAVLTEMPYTPRGLGALQRTGVIGLLVPELSNPVFPAFAEALETRAARLGYSSLLCNTRAIGTAAMGEEEYVRMLLARGVEGMVFVSPEITNVEVPLGQAPRPSYYAKLLADGVHMVFLNGATPALDVPDVTVDEQLAGYTATRHLVELGHRRIGFVSGPSRSLPSRLKRAGWAAALEEASLPAESEFVAHGPFGLQGGAAAVGVLLDTARPTAVICSSDHMAFGVLREARQRGLSVPGDLSIVGFDDIPLASYCSPALTTLAQPIEEMAAAAVDELVNRLDPDRKRRGSGNYTRVFRPKLVVRESTAPPRRR, encoded by the coding sequence TTGTCAGGACTGTCCGAGATCGCCAGGGCCGCGGGGGTGAGCATCTCGACGGTCAGCAGGGTGCTGAACCGCCGGGCGGGCGTCAACGAGGAGACCCGGCAGCGCGTGCTGGCGGTGCTCACCGAGATGCCCTACACCCCGCGCGGACTCGGTGCGCTGCAACGCACCGGCGTGATCGGGCTGCTCGTGCCGGAGCTGTCGAACCCGGTGTTCCCGGCGTTCGCCGAGGCCCTGGAGACGAGGGCCGCGCGGCTCGGGTACTCGTCGCTGCTGTGCAACACCCGCGCCATCGGCACGGCCGCGATGGGCGAGGAGGAGTACGTGCGGATGCTGCTCGCCAGGGGTGTCGAGGGCATGGTGTTCGTGTCGCCGGAGATCACCAACGTCGAGGTGCCGCTCGGCCAGGCGCCGCGGCCGAGCTACTACGCGAAGCTGCTCGCCGACGGCGTGCACATGGTGTTCCTCAACGGGGCCACGCCCGCGCTGGACGTGCCGGACGTGACCGTGGACGAGCAGTTGGCGGGGTACACCGCGACCAGGCACCTCGTCGAGCTGGGGCACCGGCGGATCGGGTTCGTGTCGGGGCCGTCGCGGTCGTTGCCGTCGCGGCTCAAGCGGGCGGGGTGGGCGGCCGCACTGGAGGAGGCGTCGCTGCCCGCGGAGTCCGAGTTCGTCGCGCACGGCCCGTTCGGGCTGCAGGGCGGGGCGGCCGCGGTGGGCGTGCTGCTGGACACCGCGCGGCCGACGGCGGTGATCTGCTCGTCGGACCACATGGCGTTCGGGGTGCTGCGGGAGGCCCGTCAGCGGGGGCTTTCGGTGCCGGGGGACCTGTCGATCGTGGGGTTCGACGACATCCCGCTGGCGTCGTACTGCTCCCCCGCGCTGACGACGCTGGCGCAGCCGATCGAGGAGATGGCGGCCGCGGCCGTCGACGAGCTCGTGAACAGACTCGATCCGGACAGGAAGAGGCGCGGATCGGGCAACTACACCAGGGTGTTCCGCCCGAAGCTGGTGGTCCGCGAGTCCACGGCACCCCCTCGGCGTCGCTAA
- a CDS encoding A/G-specific adenine glycosylase: protein MSLDTELVLEWFAEEARDLPWRHADCTAWGVLVSEIMLQQTPVARVEPIWREWLARWPLPSDMAAATQGEVVRAWGKLGYPRRALRLHAAAAVIAAEHDDVVPSDVDTLLGLPGIGAYTARAVAAFAYGQSVPVVDTNVRRVVARAVHGAADAGAPSTTRDMADVAALLPEEDAAVYSAALMELGALVCTARAPRCADCPVYGECAWQLAGRPAYAGPVKVAQKFAGTDRQVRGLLLDVLRGTSDAVPKAKLDVVWADAGQRDRCLHSLLVDGLVEQTTGGLFALPGEH from the coding sequence ATGAGCCTTGATACCGAACTGGTCCTCGAGTGGTTCGCCGAAGAAGCCCGCGACCTGCCTTGGCGGCACGCGGACTGCACGGCGTGGGGCGTGCTGGTCAGCGAGATCATGCTGCAACAGACGCCGGTGGCGCGGGTGGAGCCGATCTGGCGGGAGTGGCTGGCGCGCTGGCCGCTGCCGTCCGACATGGCCGCCGCCACGCAGGGCGAGGTGGTGCGGGCGTGGGGGAAGCTCGGGTACCCGCGGCGGGCGCTGCGGCTGCACGCGGCGGCCGCGGTGATCGCGGCCGAGCACGACGACGTGGTTCCGTCCGATGTGGACACCCTGCTCGGGCTGCCGGGGATCGGGGCGTACACGGCGCGGGCGGTGGCGGCTTTCGCCTACGGGCAAAGCGTTCCGGTGGTCGACACGAACGTGCGGCGGGTGGTCGCGCGCGCGGTGCACGGGGCCGCGGACGCCGGGGCGCCGTCGACGACACGGGACATGGCCGACGTGGCCGCGCTGCTGCCCGAGGAGGACGCGGCCGTCTACTCGGCGGCACTGATGGAGCTCGGGGCGCTGGTCTGCACGGCGCGGGCGCCGCGGTGCGCCGACTGCCCGGTGTACGGCGAGTGCGCGTGGCAGCTCGCCGGACGGCCCGCGTACGCGGGGCCGGTGAAGGTGGCGCAGAAGTTCGCGGGCACCGACCGGCAGGTGCGCGGGCTGCTGCTGGACGTGTTGCGCGGCACCAGCGACGCGGTGCCGAAGGCGAAGCTCGACGTGGTGTGGGCGGACGCCGGTCAGCGCGACCGCTGCCTGCACTCGCTGCTGGTCGACGGGCTGGTCGAGCAGACCACCGGTGGGCTGTTCGCGCTGCCGGGCGAGCACTGA
- a CDS encoding LacI family DNA-binding transcriptional regulator gives MARSMHVRRPATLASLAAELGVSRTTVSNAYNRPDQLSPELRRRVLETARRLGYPGPDPVARSLRTRKAGAVGLLLTENLSYAFRDPAALGFLEGLALACEDAGTGLMLIPASPEREDVAAVHRAGVDGFVVYSVPDDDPHLAAVLERPVPTVVCDQPDLTNVDRVGIDDRSAMNELARHLIAMGHRRVGVVCMRLARDRNDGYVSVDRQHAAHFHVQRSRLAGLAMAFSEAGVDWSRVPVVERFDHNTASGESAAAQVLDRDPTITALICTSDILALGAMNEAKRRGLRVPEDLTVTGFDGIHEAERAGLTTVRQPVLEKGRAAGKLLLDVGERTRPRSVNLSTELITGRTASAPRTITEERWFGP, from the coding sequence ATGGCGCGGTCTATGCATGTGCGACGTCCTGCGACGCTGGCCTCCTTGGCCGCTGAGCTGGGCGTTTCCCGGACAACGGTGTCCAACGCGTACAACCGGCCCGACCAGCTCTCGCCAGAGCTGCGTCGACGGGTGTTGGAGACGGCAAGGCGGCTCGGATATCCGGGCCCTGACCCGGTGGCCCGGTCACTGCGGACCCGCAAAGCGGGCGCGGTCGGGCTGCTGCTGACCGAGAACCTCTCGTACGCGTTCCGCGACCCGGCGGCGCTCGGGTTCCTGGAAGGCCTCGCGCTGGCGTGCGAGGACGCGGGCACCGGGCTGATGCTGATCCCGGCGAGCCCGGAGCGCGAGGACGTGGCCGCGGTGCACCGCGCGGGGGTCGACGGCTTCGTCGTCTACTCCGTGCCGGACGACGACCCGCACCTCGCCGCGGTCCTCGAACGGCCGGTGCCGACGGTCGTGTGCGACCAGCCGGACCTCACCAACGTCGACCGCGTCGGCATCGACGACCGGTCCGCGATGAACGAGCTGGCCCGACACCTGATCGCGATGGGCCACCGGCGCGTGGGCGTCGTCTGCATGCGCCTGGCGCGTGACCGCAACGACGGGTACGTGTCCGTCGACCGGCAGCACGCCGCGCACTTCCACGTGCAGCGCTCGCGGCTCGCCGGGCTGGCGATGGCGTTCAGCGAGGCCGGTGTCGACTGGTCGCGGGTGCCCGTGGTCGAGCGGTTCGACCACAACACCGCCTCCGGCGAGTCCGCGGCCGCGCAGGTCCTCGACCGCGACCCGACGATCACCGCCCTGATCTGCACGTCGGACATACTGGCCCTCGGCGCGATGAACGAGGCCAAGCGGCGCGGCCTGCGGGTCCCGGAGGACCTGACGGTCACCGGTTTCGACGGCATCCACGAGGCCGAGCGCGCGGGCCTCACCACGGTGCGGCAGCCGGTGCTGGAGAAGGGGCGCGCGGCGGGGAAACTGCTGCTCGACGTCGGCGAGCGCACCCGGCCCCGTTCGGTCAACCTCAGCACCGAGCTCATCACCGGTCGGACCGCTTCGGCTCCCCGCACGATCACCGAGGAGCGCTGGTTCGGCCCGTAG
- a CDS encoding DUF998 domain-containing protein has product MDDVVRPGRGHLWWAGLVAVLTGVQYVVLEAVAASAWVDPPYRYAFNYISDLGVPGPRSDTGARVLNSPLAAVMNTAFVVQGVGLLLVALVVAAHLHGVRRYLLTAFAVCHAVGNVLVAVFHSTSPGGYHVVGAVLAIVGGNLLTLAASTRRWLVVLPVLGLVSALLIGRVGAGALDGLWERGSVYSITVWEVVFGALLLWRGGRCVDRLGAWENPTRYEP; this is encoded by the coding sequence ATGGACGACGTGGTCAGGCCCGGTCGCGGGCACCTCTGGTGGGCGGGACTCGTCGCGGTGCTGACCGGGGTCCAGTACGTGGTGCTGGAAGCGGTCGCGGCGTCGGCGTGGGTGGATCCGCCGTACCGCTACGCGTTCAACTACATCAGCGACCTCGGTGTGCCCGGACCGCGGTCGGACACGGGCGCAAGGGTGCTGAACTCGCCGTTGGCGGCGGTGATGAACACGGCGTTCGTGGTTCAGGGCGTCGGGCTGCTGCTGGTGGCGCTGGTGGTCGCGGCGCACCTGCACGGTGTGCGCCGGTACCTGCTCACGGCGTTCGCGGTCTGCCACGCCGTCGGCAACGTGCTGGTCGCCGTCTTCCACAGCACCTCCCCCGGCGGGTACCACGTGGTCGGCGCGGTGCTGGCGATCGTGGGCGGCAACCTCCTCACCCTCGCGGCGAGCACCAGGAGGTGGCTCGTCGTCCTGCCGGTGCTCGGACTGGTGAGCGCCCTGCTGATCGGTCGGGTCGGCGCGGGCGCGCTGGACGGGTTGTGGGAGCGGGGAAGCGTGTACTCGATCACGGTGTGGGAGGTCGTGTTCGGCGCGCTGCTGCTGTGGCGCGGCGGCCGTTGTGTGGACCGGTTGGGCGCCTGGGAGAATCCGACCCGTTATGAGCCTTGA
- a CDS encoding carbohydrate ABC transporter permease: MRKFLDRYWYAYAMVLPVVVVIAVLVLYPLAQGVFFTFTDINEANIANPVLDRAATYVGVGLRNYLNVLSGDSSYGSFWSTLVRTLIWTFSCVFFHYTIGLGLALLLNREVRGRAVYRVLLILPWAVPAFISAFTWKYMFNAQYGIINQGLRAIGFDDPPVWLGQNDWALVAVIVVNVWLGVPFMMVALLGGLQAIPGDLYEAAEVDGATPWQRFRHITLPGLQSVSSTVVLLGIIWTFNMFAIIYLITGPNPNTRILVTYAFERFFSGASRDYAIASTYGVLILSVLLVFASVYRRALRKQGEVW, translated from the coding sequence GTGCGCAAGTTCCTCGACCGCTACTGGTACGCCTACGCCATGGTGCTGCCGGTCGTGGTGGTCATCGCCGTGCTGGTGCTCTACCCGTTGGCGCAGGGCGTCTTCTTCACCTTCACCGACATCAACGAGGCGAACATCGCCAACCCGGTCCTGGACCGGGCGGCCACCTACGTCGGCGTCGGCCTGCGCAACTACCTCAACGTGCTCTCCGGCGACAGCAGCTACGGCTCCTTCTGGTCCACGCTGGTCCGCACGCTCATCTGGACGTTCTCCTGCGTGTTCTTCCACTACACGATCGGCCTCGGCCTGGCGCTGCTGCTCAACCGCGAGGTCCGCGGCCGCGCCGTCTACCGGGTGCTGCTGATCCTGCCGTGGGCGGTGCCCGCGTTCATCAGCGCGTTCACCTGGAAGTACATGTTCAACGCGCAGTACGGGATCATCAACCAGGGCCTGCGCGCCATCGGCTTCGACGACCCGCCGGTCTGGTTGGGCCAGAACGACTGGGCCCTCGTCGCCGTCATCGTCGTCAACGTCTGGCTGGGCGTCCCGTTCATGATGGTGGCGCTCCTGGGCGGCCTCCAGGCCATTCCCGGCGACCTCTACGAGGCGGCCGAGGTCGACGGCGCCACCCCATGGCAGCGCTTCCGCCACATCACCCTGCCGGGGTTGCAGTCGGTGTCCAGCACGGTGGTGCTGCTCGGCATCATCTGGACGTTCAACATGTTCGCGATCATCTACCTGATCACCGGCCCGAACCCGAACACCAGGATCCTGGTGACCTACGCGTTCGAGCGCTTCTTCTCCGGCGCCTCCCGCGACTACGCGATCGCGTCCACCTACGGCGTCCTGATCCTGTCGGTGCTGCTGGTGTTCGCGAGCGTCTACCGGCGCGCGCTGCGCAAGCAAGGCGAGGTGTGGTGA
- a CDS encoding 2'-5' RNA ligase family protein, whose product MSQAVVVFFDDEADAAVRGLWKRLRDAGVPPADQYPPHLSYASAGSIPRTARAALREELGQLWLPGMALENLSSFVTSENVLMLSAVVDSELLAVHSAIHDVLARKVKNPNAYFLPGHWVPHCTLAVGLTDEQMVTGFGALHPVGPIRAKAGRVCVVDSVTGEVEDLT is encoded by the coding sequence ATGTCGCAGGCGGTCGTCGTGTTCTTCGACGACGAGGCCGACGCCGCGGTGCGCGGGCTGTGGAAGCGCCTGCGCGACGCAGGCGTGCCACCCGCGGACCAGTACCCGCCGCACCTCTCCTACGCCTCCGCCGGGTCGATCCCGCGCACGGCGCGGGCGGCGCTGCGGGAGGAGCTGGGGCAGCTCTGGCTGCCCGGCATGGCGTTGGAGAACCTGTCGTCGTTCGTGACGAGCGAGAACGTGCTGATGCTGTCCGCCGTCGTGGACAGCGAACTGCTCGCCGTGCACTCCGCGATCCACGACGTGCTGGCGCGCAAGGTGAAGAACCCCAACGCCTACTTCCTGCCCGGCCACTGGGTACCGCACTGCACGCTGGCGGTCGGGCTGACCGACGAGCAGATGGTCACCGGGTTCGGCGCGCTGCACCCGGTGGGCCCGATCCGGGCGAAGGCGGGGCGGGTGTGCGTGGTGGACTCGGTGACCGGTGAGGTGGAGGACCTCACCTGA
- a CDS encoding extracellular solute-binding protein has product MRRTTLVTAAAACLSGALVLTACGGGGSTGADSDSGEVTFWDTSGPNESPVFTKIAQDCATKGGYKVKTETVAFDAALNNYKTAAQGGQGPDVFRAEVAWVPQLAKNGLVVDLSDTDLAKDTGDFLETPLGSTKFEGKSYGVPQVTDSLALFYNKKLLSEAGVQPPKTWAELKDAAAKLGGEKSFFLNNDAYYALPFIYGAGGDLVDADAKKIVVNSAANVKALETAKGLLDAKVASTALDPTNSYSNMQAAFSSGEVAMVVNGPWSVADYLKGAAFTDQANLGIAPVPGDTAGKGSAPVGGHDYTIRQGTKAKASSIKFIQCMSGTDAQVQVAKELGLLPTRKTAYDNADVKAQPVVAAFEPVAKAAHARPWIPEGGQLFDPLKIAYADFLAGKKDAKTALDEVAKAYKDQVVPEYSIG; this is encoded by the coding sequence ATGCGACGTACAACCCTCGTGACCGCCGCGGCGGCCTGTCTATCCGGCGCGCTGGTGCTCACCGCGTGCGGTGGCGGCGGTTCGACCGGTGCGGACTCGGACTCCGGCGAAGTCACCTTCTGGGACACCAGCGGTCCCAACGAGAGCCCGGTCTTCACCAAGATCGCCCAGGACTGCGCCACCAAGGGCGGGTACAAGGTCAAGACCGAGACGGTCGCGTTCGACGCGGCGCTCAACAACTACAAGACCGCCGCCCAGGGCGGACAGGGCCCGGACGTGTTCCGCGCCGAAGTCGCCTGGGTCCCGCAGCTGGCGAAGAACGGCCTGGTCGTCGACCTCAGCGACACCGACCTCGCCAAGGACACCGGCGACTTCCTGGAGACCCCGCTCGGGTCGACGAAGTTCGAGGGCAAGTCCTACGGCGTCCCCCAGGTCACCGACTCCCTCGCCCTGTTCTACAACAAGAAGCTGCTCTCCGAGGCGGGCGTCCAGCCCCCGAAGACCTGGGCGGAGCTGAAGGACGCGGCCGCCAAGCTCGGCGGCGAGAAGTCGTTCTTCCTCAACAACGACGCCTACTACGCGCTGCCCTTCATCTACGGCGCGGGCGGCGACCTGGTCGACGCCGACGCCAAGAAGATCGTGGTCAACTCCGCGGCCAACGTGAAGGCCCTGGAAACCGCGAAGGGCCTGCTGGACGCCAAGGTGGCCTCGACGGCACTGGACCCGACCAACTCCTACAGCAACATGCAGGCCGCCTTCTCCTCCGGCGAGGTCGCCATGGTCGTCAACGGGCCGTGGTCCGTCGCCGACTACCTCAAGGGCGCCGCGTTCACCGACCAGGCCAACCTCGGCATCGCGCCCGTCCCCGGCGACACCGCGGGCAAGGGCAGCGCCCCGGTCGGCGGCCACGACTACACGATCCGCCAGGGCACCAAGGCCAAGGCGTCGTCGATCAAGTTCATCCAGTGCATGAGCGGCACGGACGCGCAGGTGCAGGTGGCCAAGGAACTGGGGCTGCTGCCGACCCGCAAGACCGCCTACGACAACGCCGACGTGAAGGCGCAGCCCGTCGTGGCCGCGTTCGAACCCGTCGCCAAGGCCGCCCACGCGCGGCCGTGGATCCCCGAGGGCGGACAGCTGTTCGACCCGCTGAAGATCGCCTACGCGGACTTCCTGGCGGGCAAGAAGGACGCCAAGACCGCGCTCGACGAGGTCGCCAAGGCCTACAAGGACCAGGTCGTACCGGAGTACTCGATCGGCTGA